In Oncorhynchus gorbuscha isolate QuinsamMale2020 ecotype Even-year linkage group LG03, OgorEven_v1.0, whole genome shotgun sequence, the DNA window gaagagaccACCGGCAAACGTTGGAGTTCTGAAGGAACAGACCCGTAGAGGTGACACATGGTGTCAATGCAATGCAAAAGCATGAGATAATATTGTattacaccgagtgtacaaaacattaagaatgccttcctaatattgagttgcaccctcccactcttttgccctcagaacagcctcaattcgttgggggcatcgaaagcattccacagggatgctggcccatgtcgactccaatgcttcccacagttgtgtcaagtttgctggatgtcttttgggtgctGGGCCATTCTTGATACGCACGGGGAAACTGTGGagcgtgaaaaactcagcagcatTGCAGTGTTTGACACACACCGGTGCGCTTGGCACCAACTACAATACCCCGTTCAAAAGGcacttcaccctctgaatggcacacacacacaatccatgtctcaattgtctctagAATTAAAAATATTGATTTAACCCTCCCTTGCACCTACACCGATTgacgtggatttaacaagtgaccatagctttcacctggtcattctgtcatagaaagagcaggtgttcataatgttttgtacactccatGTATATGGCTGTTTTAGACTAGGTATTTGATATATTCCACTTTATTAACGCTGTTTGAAAGCATGAGATAATATTGTGTAAAGTGTTACTGTAATATTGAAGTTACTATACATGCTGAATTGTGAGCTTTTCATTAACACCACTATGCAGGGGTTTAAATAAAGGGTAAATTAAATAAATTATGTAAATTATTTTTGGTGGGTCCCTAGCCCTTACTTGACGGGGTAGGTCTCGTCTTTGCGTCTGTTCCTCTCCTGCTCGGGGATGCCCTCCCAGCCGAAGGTGAGGCTCCAGTCAAAGTTTCCTCTGTTCTGGGCCTTAGAGGTGGCTACAGGCTTGTTGAAGGCAAAGTTATTCAGGTTGATGGTGGTGATCTCTGGGCTGACCACAGCCGTGGGCTCCTCTACGATACGAGCAAGCAGGGGCTCCAGCCAGCCATGGAAACACTCAcctgggaggggagtggagggtgagaggagggtgagaggaggggagaggagggtgagaggaggggagaggagggtgagaggagggtgagaggaggggagaggaggggagaggagggtgagaagagaggagaggagggtgagaggagggtgagaggaggggagaggagggtgagaggaggggagaggagggtgagaagagaggagaggagggtgagaggagggtgaggaggggagaggaggggagaggaggggagaggagggtgagaggaggggagaggagggtgagaggaggggagaggagggtgagaggagggggtgagaggagggtgagaggagggtgagaggaggggagaggagggtgagaagagaggagaggagggtgagaggagggtgagatgaggggagaggagggtgagaggaggggagaggagggtgagaggagggtgagaggagggtgagaggaggggagaggagggtgagaggagggtgagaggaggggagaggagggtgagagagttcAGTAACTGGATTATTATTTTAATTAGATTTTTTACAACAAAAGAACAAAGAGGAGGTTCAGCTGACAAACGCTGTGGAACATTGCAGATAGAGATGATATGAATGAAGCTGACTCCATTTCCAATTCTACATGACAGAACATCATCTACACTCTCGACACAATACTTTTCTATTTGAATGTTGTGTAACGTTGCATCTGCAAGTTGCACATGGCTAGTCGAACGCAGAACTCGTCATTGAGACAACGCTGAAACACCAATCCATTGGGCGAGTCAGTGATACATTTTCATTTGTGCCGAAATCAAAATGAAATGACAGTTATCGTGCAAACTCAGCAGGCCTTGGTGTGAAACAGGCTTTTAGAAGTGCCCTCTTTATTTACAGTGGTTAATGCAGTCTTTGGTGTGCTTATCAATGTACAACCACATTTTCTCCCCCACTCGTCAATTCTTTTTTATTAAGTCATACAAAAGTGTTACATTGCGTGAAGTTTAATATACATCCGGTCATTACTAAATGTGTATTGTGATATATTAAAatgttttaacacaacaacaaaaaacatgtcatttataaaatatttaaaatCAGTAGACTTCCTCAAATGAAGGGGATGATGATGCAATCTTTGCAAGAGGGAGGGaatctgatttcattggtcctcaactcATGGCTCAGTAATTTCATTCAGGGAAGTTTAGTCGTGAGTTAGCCTGCCCCGGAGCAGATTAGTTCTGAAGGATTCGTTGCCATAGaaagggcacagacagatttttcaccttgtcggctctgtGACTCAAACTAgccacctttcggttactggcccaactttctaaccgctaggctaagTTACCTATGCTAACTCCTCAAACCTGCTTCGTAGGATAAACTCAGTGGCACTTTATTATGTACATGTTTACAAAAATgtttcgctcctacagacagtgagtcacgtggccacgacttgctatataaagcaggcagacaggtgTCGGGCCATTCAGTTACTATttgattgaacgttagaatgggcataACAAGTGACATAAGCAACTTTGAGCATGGTACTGTATGATCGTCAGTGCCAGGCTCGCCGGTTCCAGTATCTTAGAAACAGCCGgtctcctgggcttttcacgcagaACAAAACAGTACCTACTTTATCCTCCAATGTGTCCCTTGTCTACTGCTCTTCAATCACAAGCTGCGTCTCTGAGAATGTTGCGACAAACAAAACATCCATCCAGTCAAcggcgaaaacagctcgttgatgagagatcGAAGGAGAAATGCAAGAATCGGGCAAGCTAACAAGCGGACCacaaacagtggtgtgcagaacaacAACTTGTTgttccttgtcatggatgggctataatataataataatatgccatttagcagacgcttttatccaaagcgacttacagtcatgtgtgcatacattctacgtatgggtggtcccgggaatcgaacccactaccctggcgttacaagcgccatgctctacctactgagCTACAGTCTGctgctattgcagcagacgaccacactgggttccactcctatcaagAACAAGAAGCAGCAGCTCCAGTGGGCAcgcaatcaccaacactggacaattgaggagtggaaaaacttTGCCTGGTCCAAagaatcccggttcctgttgcgtcatgctgatggcagtgTCAGGATTTGGTGTAATCAGCATGAGttcatggccccatcctgcctggtgtcgaCGGTACAGACTGGTGGCGGTAGtataatggtgtggggaatgttttcctggcacacattaggtcccttgataccaattgagcaacgtttcaTGCACCAAAGTATTCAGGCTAGGGGGTCTGACCTGGTactacctaataaactggctacagtgtatatatatatccatgCAATGCCTTTATCACCTTGTATCTGGATTTATAGTTCACTTTACATCTCTCTAAGCATACGTGAGTGGAATGGTGTCGCACATCTAGGTTCTAGCAGGGTAACCCGAAGAACAAGTTTCAACCGTTGACTACTAAGAGAACCCCAATCTATAATGGACATCTAACTGAGACAAACCGACTAGTCCTGACCTAAGGCCACTAACCACTATTTTCTTTATCAGTGTTCTTTCCTGATAGTTTCTGGTTGAAAATACACATCTACACAGGACCTTTTAAATGGTCCTGTGTGGTCGGGAGTTTCAACTTTCCATAGTGACATCACTTTGCagtaaattggttaatagaccaataacaaaaagagttccaaacctctgccaataacagctagttttcccccTTCCACTCAGACTACTTTTTTTCTAAAAAGCTATTTTTGACCATTTGAATGGAAATCTTTTACAGTAAGGTAATTCATTGTTACCCAAATTATTTGATATAAAAACTGCTGCATTGGGTCTTTTTCCCAATATTAGTATTTGAGACTCCAACATTTCTGCTTTTTTTCTAGTACTAACACACTTCattacactaatcaagtcatcaATTTGATGATCTCAATCAGGTGTATGAGGTGCGAGGGCAACAACTCTAATGTCCACCCCTttgagtccccaggaccaggaccaggatacACTGCTTTAAAGAACTCAATATAAATATCACAGGCAGACAGCGGGGAAACCTCTTGGTACAAACATTAACACATTAGAAAATCTACCACATACCTTTAACACTTtgcaataatatatacataacatGATTTATAAAGGGTTTAAAAGTAGTTTATAAACTCAGTTATTAGATTATAGGTAGTTCATCTGtactaaacatttttttaaatgtaaatgcatTGATCTCATGGGAACCATTTGACCCCCTCCACCTATCCTtccattttttcttttttttaacctttatttaactaggcaagtcagttaagaacaaattcttattttcaatgacggcctaggaacagtgggttaactgcctgttcaggggcagaacgacagatttggggCAGAAGGACCAGATTTGACCCCCTCCACCTATCCTTCCATTTGACCCCCTCCACCTATCCTTCCATTTGACCCCCTCCACCTATCCTTCCATTTGACCCCCTTTACCTATCCTTCCATTTGACCCCCTCCACCTATCCTTCCATTTGACCCCCTCCACCTATCCTTCCATTTCACCCCCTCCACTTATCCTTCCATTTCACCCCCTCCACCTATCCTTCCATTTCACCCCCTCCACCTAGGTAGGATGAGGAGGTCGTGGCTTGATTTGAAACCATACCAACTCTCAATACAGTAGCTAGTCACAGTGTGCATCCAGGAAGGAGAGTGTCTGTCCCTGGGCCTCCCATTCCCTGGGCcagtattcattcattcatccacccATCACTACTCACAGTGTGGGTCCAGGAAGGTGAGACTCTCTCAATGGGCCACCcagcattcattcattcatccaacCATCACTACTCACAGTGTGCGTCCAGGAAGGTGAGAGTCTGTCCCAGTGCCCCACTAGCCCCCAGGAGCCTGGCTGTGATCAGGCCcttcctctcctgctgtctcaCCACCTTCACTATATTCAGCTGTTTCACATACTCATCCAGCCGAGTCCCTAGGTGCTCTGGTAGGAAGAAGGAAACACATACCTGATATTAAACTATTTTCTTCACGTGCATGGAGCATGGGGGTTAATGACAGAAGGTTAATGCTGTGTTCATAACAAAACGGGAAACTCACAAAATACTACTTGTAAAATTGGAACGAGTTGTGTGCGTTCACATGCTTTGAACTCCTTGAAAATGCCTATTGGCGAAATGGCAAgcaatatatatatctatattaaTAGATTATgttaaaatgttttgttgttgtttattgccGAAAAAGCTGTTGGCGGTAATTTCCTTAGTACTGTATGTGACGTCTGAGTTCAGCATGTGGGAGAAATCTGAGCTCAGCCATGATAGACGTTTTTTCCACGGGTTAGAGGGGCATTCAAGTGAATTTTTCCCGGTCGTATACTTGTATTTACAAGATGTTATGAACACAGCATTAGAACAACATCTCTAGGGAACTGACAGAGAGCAGGGGTGTGTTCATAGGACTGTTGTCTAAATGTGATGGCATAGGACTGTAACCACACGCTGTCTAAATGTGATGGCATAGGACTGTTACCACATGCTGTCTAAATGTGATGGCATAGGACTGTTACCACATGCTGTCTAAATGTGATGGCATAGGACTGTAACCACATGCTGTCTAAATATGATGGCATAGGACTGTAACCACATGCTGTCTAAATGTGATGGCATAGGACTGTAACCACACGCTGTCTAAATGTGATGGCATAGGACTGTTACCACATGCTGTCTAAATGTGATGGCATAGGACTGTAACCACATGCTGTCTAAATGTGATGGCATAGGACTGTAACCACATGCTGTCTAAATGTGATGGCATAGGACTGTAACCACATGCTGTCTAAATGTGATGGCATAGGACTGTAACCACATGCTGTCTAAATGTGATGGCATAGGACTGTAACCACATGCTGTCTAAATGTGATGGCATAGGACTGTAACCACATGCTGTCTAAATGTGATGGCATAGGACTGTTACCACATGCTGTCTAAATGTGATGGCATAGGTCGTTAAAACAGGGAAATGAAACTGAACCGATACAGACGGGATACAGACGGGAGGAGATAGAAGCGGTTCCAAGGTCCAGGAGCAGTTATACTGTAGTTAACCAACCCTCCTCTTTTAGTCTTTATTACTGACGCTATGCCAATGTCACTTCCTGTTCATAAGGGAACACCCAGTTTCAGAATGAGATGATCACAGTCATTGACACGTTAACAGTCTAATAATAATagtaggctgcgtttacacaggcagcaatATATTCCCCActtattggtcttttgaccaatcacatcagatgttttcacatcagatatttttcagatccaataagtgaataagtgaaaaagatcagaattgagctgcctgtgtaaatgaaGTCATACATGCTTTGCTCTGAAACGGAGTTGTGATCCATAGACAAGAAATCGAAGAACGTGCTCAGAAAAAAGGAATTAATGTAATTATCTATGGCAAAATGCTTGGATAAGATGTGTCCTAATGAACGATCCAGGCCCCGCAGTATGTGTTCCTCTAAGAGCCAGTGGTGTCAAGCAAGGCCTAGTGGCGTCAAGCCCTAAACCAAGGCCTATCTATCTCCTTCTCTTAGTCCACCCATGGTGTCAGGCTCCAGTTCTTGAGCCCTCATGCCCACCAGTGGTGCTGACATTGTCCACTAATCAATTATACAAATTGATCAATTATCACTGCCCTAAGTTTTGCCCCATGTCATTAGCAGGACTGTAGCTAGGCAACAGTAAAGCCCTGAAAGATTCCAACCTGCAGTGCTGGCGTCGTCCACCATGATGATCTCAGTGAGCAGGGCAGCAGGGGAGGTGTGGAGGACACTGTAGACGGTACGCAGCAGGGTGGACCAGGCCTCGTTGTGGAACACTATGATTACACTggtggtggggagaggaggacagcggCGGAACTTACGCTCCACACACCTGGGAAGAAAAGACAGGGCAAGACTgtgtcaaatcaaaccaaattgtatttgtcacatgcgtcaaaACAACAGATTTAGACTAACAGTGAACTACTTAATTATTGGCCCTTCCCTACAATTTAGAGAGAACATGTTttaaataataacacaaggaataaatccacaatgagtaacgataacttggctatatacagagtaccaGTAGCGAGTTGATGTGCAGTGGTACGAGGTAGATATATAGAattaggtaaagtgactaggcaacaggatagacaaAACAGTAGCTGCAGTGTATgggatgagtcaaaagagttattGTCAAAAATGGGTCATTGtagatagtctgggtagctaaTGACGAACTATTTAACAAACTACTTTGCAGTCTTAAGgcttgtgttatttcatagttttgatgtcttcaccattattttacaatgtttaaaagaataaaaaataaagacaaacccttgaatgagtaggtgtcctaaAACATTTGACCGGTAGTGGAAACCAAAGTGATTGAAATATAACTTGAAAGCTTTTAGGAAAAAACAGTCAgtctaaaagcattggattggtggagaCGTGGGCTAATGGGAGCTTCCACCACATTTCTTACACAAGCcatttcctttcaaatcagtgaagggaagtgaacaagaaGGAGAGATAATTAGAACATAGTCTTACTCTGGTGGCCGGGTGTCGTCTCCTAGGCTACGGCTGAGGGAGATCCTGTCGGAGGAGAACTGATTGAAACAGTTAACAGTCATCCcattttccttctctttctcctcctctggtGTCATCTTGTCTTTCTCATAGCCTGTCCCATCTGCCCCGGGCCCCTGGGGGTCCTGTTGGGGCCTCTCCAGGACTGGCTTCAACTCTGCTTGGGTGTAGTGACCTGGAGGACAGTTGCGGTCTGAGGTGGCCTGCTGCTCctctaccagtggaggctggggaGCTCCAATCTGGAAGCCCAGGTTATTATTCGTTTTCTTCattttatttaaattattatataaTGCAAGAAAAATAATTCAAAAGCCCACCCACTGTACTACTCTAGCCCCCCCCACCAAAAGGACTCATAAAGGTACCTGGAAGCCCAGGTTGTTGACTGCTCCTCGGACCATCACCAGCACTCTCTCCTTGCGTTCCACCAGGTCTTGGAACCAGGGGTCCTGGACAGAATTGGAGCTGATACCCACGTCTTTCTGGAGTATGACAAGGACAACCATAAACAGAGTCCCCCCAGCCAGGGCCAGCTTCAGGAGGGACAAGCGCCGAAGCAGGAACAGACGCATGGTGGTGGGTCAATGCAAAATGGCTGCTgctggaaagagggggagaaaataGATAGTTAATTTAAAACTGGAGGTATTATTTAGTAATGGCAGCAAACAGCTATTCAAGAATATCTGCAATTTTCTTAAATAGACTCAAACAAAAAATACTTTCTTTACCAAGGTGAATCTATTGCAGTTTTAAAATGTAGTTCTACCCAAAAACAGATGCCTATAATAACTACCTGCCAAATGTCAAAAGATGTGGACCAGTCAGCTCTTCTTAACCAGCCTGTACTATGCGTGTACCTAGCAACTCTCATAGCACTCATCCACTGTCatagctactctctctctctctctcgctttctctttcctGGGTGTACGAGGAGTCCCAGAGGAatagccacacacacatacacaacacacacgcggcgtgagtagagagaagagagtgaccAACACCTGCTCCAGCCAGAGAACACCCCTGGACTTATTAACACCTGCTCCAGCCAGAGAACACCCCTGGACTTATTAACACCTGCTCCAGCCAGAGAACACCCCTGGACTTATTAACACCTGCTCCAACCAGAGAACACCCCTGGACTTATTAACACCTGCTCCAGCCAGAGAACACCCCTGGACTTATTAACACCTGTACCAGCCAGAGAACCCCCCTGGACTTATTAACACCTGCTCCAGCCAGAGAACACCCCTGGACTTATTAACACCTGCTCCAGCCAGAGAACACCCCTGGACTTATTAACACCTGCTCCAGCCAGAGAACACCCCTGGACTTATTAACACCTGCTCCAGCCAGAGAACACCCCTGGACTTATTAACACCTGCTCCAGCCAGAGAACACCCCTGGACTTATTAACACCTGCTCCAGCCAGAGAACACACCTGGACTTATTAACACCTGCTCCAGCCAGAGAACACCCCTGGACTTATTAACACCTGCTCCAGCCAGAGAACACCCCTGGACTTATTAACACCTGCTCCAGCCAGAGAACACCCCTGGACTTATTAACACCTGCTCCAGCCAGAGAACACCCCTGGACTTATTAACACCTGCTCCAGCCAGAGAACACCCCTGGACTTATTAACACCTGCTCCAGCCAGAGAGAACACCCCTGGACTTATTAACACCTGCTCCAGCCAGAGAACACCCCTGACTTATTAACACCTGCTCCAGCCAGAGAACACCCCTGGACTTATTAACACCTGCTCCAGCCAGAAACACCCCTGGACTTATTAACACCTGCTCCAGCCAGAGAACACCCCTGGACTGCTCCAGCCAGAGAACACCCCTGGACTTATTAACACCTGCTCCAGCCAGAGAACACCCCTGGACTTATTAACACCTGCTCCAGCCAGAGAACACCCCTGGACTTATTAGCACCTGCTCCAGCCAGAGAACACCCCTGGACTGGACTTATTAACACCTGCTCCAGCCAGAGAACACCCCTGGACTTATAACACCTGCTCCAGCCAGAGAACACCCCTGGACTTATTAACACCTGCTCCAGCCAGAGAACACCCCTGGACTTATTAACACCTGCTCCAGCCAGAGAACACCCTGGACTTATTAACACCTGCTCCAGCCAGAGAACACCCCTGGCTCCAGCCAGAGAAC includes these proteins:
- the LOC124032307 gene encoding polypeptide N-acetylgalactosaminyltransferase 6-like, with amino-acid sequence MRLFLLRRLSLLKLALAGGTLFMVVLVILQKDVGISSNSVQDPWFQDLVERKERVLVMVRGAVNNLGFQIGAPQPPLVEEQQATSDRNCPPGHYTQAELKPVLERPQQDPQGPGADGTGYEKDKMTPEEEKEKENGMTVNCFNQFSSDRISLSRSLGDDTRPPECVERKFRRCPPLPTTSVIIVFHNEAWSTLLRTVYSVLHTSPAALLTEIIMVDDASTAEHLGTRLDEYVKQLNIVKVVRQQERKGLITARLLGASGALGQTLTFLDAHCECFHGWLEPLLARIVEEPTAVVSPEITTINLNNFAFNKPVATSKAQNRGNFDWSLTFGWEGIPEQERNRRKDETYPVKTPTFAGGLFSISKKYFEHIGTYDDKMEIWGGENVEMSFRVWQCGGQLEIIPCSVVGHVFRTKSPHTFPKGTEVITRNQVRLAEVWMDDYKRIYYRRNSNAAKMAKEKGFGDISERMNLRESLHCKNFTWYLNNIYPEMFIPDLTPTKFGAIKNSGTQSCLDVGENNQGGKPLIMYTCHNMGGNQYFEYTSHKELRHNIGKQLCLQANPQPDQVKIELCTLKGQGTSVAPQQEWLFTEENLLQNPASGKCLLLIGSQIVMYYCNTADLNQHWTFS